In one window of Henckelia pumila isolate YLH828 chromosome 1, ASM3356847v2, whole genome shotgun sequence DNA:
- the LOC140873211 gene encoding uncharacterized protein yields MKQQFLEKFFPASRAANIMKDICGIRQLYVETLYEYWERFKQLCASYPQHQISEQLLVQYFYEGLLVLDRNMIDAARGGALVNKTPQEAWDLISSMTANAQQFGTRQDNTPRQVNEVSTIPIDQKLDSLTSLLEKLVAGQVQQVKAGGICSGLGHLTDICPTLQEDQVQQANAIGGFPGQPQCRYDPHSNAYNLGLKDHQTFNYANPQMNVSMPQVPSYPPRSQPLPVFNTSEYLENIVKDLATHTLQFQQETRANIQNLNTQVGQLTTALNRLEAKNSSGLNSKTVVNTKENICAITLKNDKELEDQESVVPTLAHQNKDNEIKVEEKGTNQDDALKGKFSPLFVYKLVPPFPLALNRNCESIKELNGNFRRCGVNIPILDDIKPVPRCAKILKESCNTKMRQNLKECQRVKVEENVSAILKRNIPIKCSDPGMFSIPCTVGDTRLEKAMLDLGASINVMPYSVYNYLKLGPLNETAIVIQMADRSTIYPRGVIEDVLVKVDNLTSKIERKLPPDRPKQIPMKNGGS; encoded by the exons ATGAAGCAACAATTTCTGGAGAAGTTCTTCCCAGCTTCACGAGCAGCAAATATTATGAAGGACATATGTGGGATCAGACAGCTGTATGTGGAGACTTTATATGAATATTGGGAGAGATTCAAGCAATTGTGTGCCAGTTATCCTCAACACCAAATTTCGGAACAACTATTAGTACAGTATTTTTATGAGGGCCTCTTGGTTTTAGATCGAAACATGATTGATGCTGCGAGGGGAGGTGCATTGGTGAACAAAACACCTCAAGAAGCATGGGATCTTATTTCGAGCATGACTGCCAATGCACAACAGTTTGGAACTAGGCAGGATAACACTCCACGACAAGTTAATGAGGTAAGTACTATTCCTATTGATCAAAAATTAGATTCATTGACTTCTCTTTTGGAAAAGTTGGTTGCAGGACAAGTACAACAGGTCAAAGCTGGTGGTATATGCTCGGGTCTTGGACATCTCACTGATATTTGTCCGACACTACAAGAAGATCAAGTGCAACAAGCTAATGCAATTGGTGGATTTCCTGGACAACCACAATGCCGATACGATCCACATTCTAATGCGTACAATCTAGGATTGAAGGATCATCAAACTTTTAACTATGCTAATCCACAAATGAATGTGTCTATGCCTCAAGTGCCATCATATCCTCCTAGATCACAACCTTTACCAGTTTTCAATACAAGTGAGTATCtagaaaatattgttaaggatctaGCCACTCATACTTTGCAATTTCAACAGGAAACAAGGGCCaacattcaaaatttgaatactCAAGTGGGTCAGTTGACAACTGCACTCAATAGGTTGGAAGCAAAAAATTCAAGTGGTCTAAATTCTAAGACTGTAGTGAATACAAAGGAGAATATTTGTGCAATCACTTTAAAAAATGATAAAGAATTGGAGGATCAAGAAAGTGTGGTACCAACACTAGCCCATCAAAACAAAGACAATGAGATAAAAGTGGAGGAAAAAGGAACTAATCAAGATGATGCACTAAAAGGTAAGTTTTCGCCTCTCTTTGTGTATAAACTTGTTCCCCCATTCCCCCTTGCATTGAATAGGAATTGTGAAAGTATCAAGGAGTTGAATGGAAATTTTCGTAGATGCGGGGTTAATATTCCTATATTAGATGATATTAAACCAGTACCTCGTTgtgcaaaaattttaaaagaatcGTGTAATACGAAAATGAGACAGAATTTGAAGGAGTGTCAAAGGGTAAAGGTAGAAGAAAATGTGTCTGCTATTCTGAAAAGAAATATTCCTATCAAATGCAgtgatccaggtatgttttctattccTTGTACAGTTGGCGATACTAGACTTGAAAAGGCTATGTTGGATTTAGGTGCTTCTATCAATGTCATGCCTTATTCTGTTTATAATTATTTGAAACTTGGACCTCTGAATGAAACTGCAATTGTGATTCAGATGGCTGATAGGTCCACTATTTATCCCAGGGGTGTAATTGAAGACGTTCTTGTGAAAGTTGATAATTTG ACATCTAAAATTGAGCGAAAACTTCCTCCAGATCGACCTAAGCAAATACCCATGAAAAATGGAGGAAGTTAG